Genomic DNA from Ensifer adhaerens:
GATGAGTACAACGTCGCGGCTTCCTTCAAGCCCGCGCAGGCGGTCGGAATAGCCGTAAATCGTCGTGTTGAATTGATCGTTGGAGCGGAGTGTGATCAAGGTCATGCGGTTGGGGTCTGGTCCTGTTGCGCCAGCGTCCTCGCCAAGGCTGGTAATCGTGGTGGGCGCGGTGAACTCCGCCTTTCCACTCTTGGTTTCCCACTTGCGCTCCCGCGCCGTGTTGCCACGATAGAAACCACCGGGTTGATGAAGCCGCGCGTTGAAATCATGAAACTGGTCCGGATAGGTTTCGGCGATCAGATCGCGAATGCGGTCGTAATTTGCTGTCCAGTCATCCCATCGCAGTCTCGGGTTCTCTGGAAGGGTCGCCTTGGCAAGTCCACAGACGATGGCAACTTCTGAAAGGAGTGCCTCGCTCGGCGGCTCGGCATTGCCGATGGAACCGTAGATATGGCTGAGCGAATCCTCCATGGAGACCGCCTGGCGGCCGGTCGCCTGTTCGTCGATATCAGTTCTGCCGAGGCAGGGCAGCACGTAGGAGACGGCCCCTGGCGTGAGATGCGATCTGTTGAGCTTGGTGGCGATACTGACGGTCAACCGCATATGCGGCCAAGCTTCTTCCATCCGCGCCCTATCCGGCAAAGCGCGGACAAGGTTGCCGCCGAGCGAGACAAGAGCTTTGACCGAACCGTCGAGAATGCCTTCGGAGGTTTCGACGGCGTTGCGTCCGTCCTCTCGCGGAGCGGTGAAGTTGAACATGGCTTCAAGCTTGTCGAGTGGGATGCTTGCCGTCTTCTCGCCGATCCCGACGGTGCGTTGGCCCTGCACGTTGGAATGTCCGCGGACCGGCGAAATACCGGCACCTGGTCGTCCGATATGCCCGCGAAGCAGCAGAAGATTGACGAGCATTCCGAGGTTCAGCCAGCCGTTGACATGCTGTGTCAGCCCCATCCCGTAGATGCCGATCACCTTCGGGGAGGAAAGGTAGATGTCCGCCGCTTCTGCTATCATTTCCTGGTCGAGGCCGGAATGCGCTTCGATGTCAGACCATTGCATCGCCTGAACAGCTGCCTTCATGGCCTCGAAGCCAGTGGTTTCGGTCTCTATGAATTCCCGGTCGAGAACCGTTCCCGGCATCGCCTCTTCGGCGGCGAACACGCATTTCATCATGCCGGCGAGCACAGCAATGTCGCCGCCCGGGCGGACCTGATAATAGCGGCTGGAAATCTTCGTTGCCTTTCCAACAGTCATCTGGACAATGTTCTGCGGGTCAACGAACTCGATCAACCCGCGTTCACGTAAGGGGTTGAACGTCACGATCTTGCAGCCCCGCTCGACGGCTGCCTTCAACTGGGTCAGGAAGCGCGGGCTGTTCGTGCCGGTGTTCTGGCCAAAGAAGAAGATCGCGTCGCACTGTTCGAAGTCTTCGAGCGTGCAGGTGCCGACAGGCGTGCCGATGAAGGTCTTGAGGTTCACCGACGTCGTCTCGTGGCACATGTTGGATGATTGCGGCAGGTTATTGTTGCCGTAAACGCGGGCGAGAAGCGCGTAGAGATAGGAGGCTTCAAGTCCCGCATGGCCCGATGCGTAGAAGACCGCTTCCTTCGGATCGAGCGCTCTGAGCTCCGCGCCGATCTTGCGAAACGCTTCGCTCCAGTCCACTGAAACATAGCGGTCAGACACTCTGTCATAGCGCAAGGGATGGGTAAGACGTCCGGCGTGTTCGAGATCGTGATCCGGCCACGTTCTCAACTCCGCCACGGTGTGATCGGAAAAAAACTCCGGGGTCACCCGTTTCGGAGTGATTTCCCAGAGCGTGGCCTTCGCGCCGTTTTCGCAGAACTCGAAGGTTTTTGTTTTCGCCGGCTTGGCCCAGGCGCAGGAGGAGCACATCACCCCCTTGGGCTTGTTGAGTTTCGCCAGGACCTTGAGGGCCATGGGAGAGCTGTGTTCCGTACCATAAACTTTGGCTACGCCCTCCAGCGAACCCCAGCCGCCGGTGGCGTGATCAAACTCGGGCGTATCCGGATCATGTTCGACCGGGCTGTGAGATGGGCCTTCGTTGAACTGGTTCATTGCCGCTTGCTCCTTATGCGCCGAAACCAAACCTGAAAATGGCTGAGATGGCTGCAGCCCGGTAAAATTGGTTTCAACTGTAAACAACGGCATAGGGTTTCTGGAGTTCCATCTTGGGCACGCGAAGCCGCCAATTTCCTCGAAGACGCATGAATGTACCCAGCTTCTAGGTTTTCCCGGCGGGCGATGGAACCGATCGGGCGCGGAACTGTTCCTGCCGGGATGAAAAAGCGCAATCTAGAAATCCGGTACCATGCGTGACCGGAACGCTCGCACCAGCACTCTTCGACAGGGAACAGACATGACCGTGATATCCAGACCCGAAGAACAGGCTGACGACAAATCGCCTGCGGATCGTGATGACAAGCATTTGAGTCGGAAAGAAAAGCGGGAAGTGGATGATCGCCTCCAGCTGAGGCCCGTCGCTGTTTACGAGGTCGTGAAGAAGGAGGGCGAGTCGGAACTCGCCAGGCCGACAAGCAGCCTTCTATGGTCAGGATTGGCAGCAGGGCTGTCGATCGGATTTTCCGTCTTCACACAAGCAACGCTACGCCATTATCTACCCGATGCTGACTGGCGGCCTCTGGTGGAGTGCTGGGGTTACGCCGTTGGTTTCCTGATCGTCATTCTCGCGCGTCAGCAGCTCTTCACCGAGATCACGCTGACCGCCATGCTACCCTTTCTGGCCAAGCCGAGTGGCAGGGGCATCTGGGCCATTGCAAGACTTTGGGCACTCGTCTTCTCCGCCAATCTGGCCGGCACCTTGATTTTTGCAGCAGCAGTTGCCTTCGATGTGCTCCATATGCCCGAAATTCGTGCTGCGGCGCTGGAGATCGCGCGTGAAGCCATGGAGCCCCCAGGCGGTGTCATGTTCCTGCGCGCCATCACGGCCGGGTGGTTGATCGCGACAGTCGTGTGGTTGTTGCCGTCAGCACAAAGCGCCCGGTTTCCGGTCATTGCCCTGCTGACCTATCTGATCGCCCTTTTCCACCTCTCGCACATTGTCGCCGGTTCGGTGGAAGCCGGTGCGCTCATCTTTTCCGGTGAGCTCGACCTCGGCCATGCCATCACACATTTCTATCTTCCGACCCTTCTGGGCAATGTGGTTGGCGGCAGCGCGCTTTTCGCTCTCATCAGCTATGCACAGATTGCCGAAGAGCTGGAAGTCGAGGCCGAAGATAAATCCGAACCAAGGACGGTCAAGAATGCCGGCTGAGCTCTAGCGAAAACCATCCTGCTTTGTCGACTATACTGTTGCCAGTTCTTGTGCAGAGAAATCAAGAAGGCCTCATGGGGCCCTGATCTGAACCGACCGCAATTCGGGTGACTCTGTTCAATCCGCCGGTTCACCATAAACGATCTATTATATTCCATGCCTTCCGACAACTTCACCATCGCGGTTGAAGACCGCAAGAACCTTGCCTTGACGAAGGTCTGCTATTCAGCATGGAAGTGAACTCCCCTATGACTGAGAAGGCGCAAAGCGGAAATCATTTCCGCTTCGGAGCGTACAGATTGCGACGTGACATACTTCAGCTTCTACCTCCACCCAGCTTCCGACTGCCCTTCTGCTCAGGAGCCTCTTATTTCCAACTCCCATTCGGAGCGGGCGGCCCAGCGGCGGTTGGAGCTACGAAACGCCGCATGAGGCGGTTGCAGCCAACCCCTTAGGTCTCGCCTTCCATCGGTATAAAGCTCGACATCGAGACCGGCCCTTGATGGCTCATCTTCAGAGCCAGACTATCTTTGCGTCCTCGACGCGTGGTCTGCTCCCCTACAGCGACGCCTTCCCAATCGATGCTCCGCCATCGACGTGCAGCGTCTGTCCGGTGATGAATGCGGCTTCCTCCGAGAGCAGGAAGTCGATTGCCGCTGCCAGCTCTTCAGGCTTCCCGAACCGGCCCATTGGAACGCCTGACAGATATCGCGCCTCGCCTTTGCTCCCAACCGGATTGTTTGCTCGGAAGAGCTCCGTCTCCGTCGGGCCCGGCGACACGGCGTTGACGGTAATGCCGGTCGGTGCAAGTTCGAGCGCCCAGCTTCGCGTGAAGCTGACAAGGGCGGCCTTGGCCGCGGCATAGCTCGTCCGTTCGATGCTTCCAAGGGCCGTCAGGCTGGAAATATTGACCACGCGACCCCAGCCACGCGCTCGCATGGTGGGTAGTGCTGCCTGAACTGCGACCAGTGCAGGATGGAGATTAACGCGCATCACCTCCTCAAGCGTTTCAACGGCGATATCGCCAAGCGGTGCGGCTCTCACAAGGCCAACATTGTTGATCACGCCATCGACGTCGCTGGTCCTAACGATCTTCGCCAGTTCCTCGTTGGCGGCGCGGTCGGCGAGATCGAGCGTATGGAGCATGCCGGAAAGCTTTCTACCTGATTGCGGGCAACGCCTATGACGTTATGGTCGCTCGCGGCCAGCCGTTGGGCAAGTGCCAGACCGATACCCTTGCTGGCTCCGGTAATCAGGAATGTTCTCTTCATGGGGTCGTCCTCCGGCCCTGCCTCATGGAGCAGGGCTTTTCAACAGGTGGAATGGGATTACGCGGCGACGCGACGGCTTGCGG
This window encodes:
- a CDS encoding oxidoreductase alpha (molybdopterin) subunit; this encodes MNQFNEGPSHSPVEHDPDTPEFDHATGGWGSLEGVAKVYGTEHSSPMALKVLAKLNKPKGVMCSSCAWAKPAKTKTFEFCENGAKATLWEITPKRVTPEFFSDHTVAELRTWPDHDLEHAGRLTHPLRYDRVSDRYVSVDWSEAFRKIGAELRALDPKEAVFYASGHAGLEASYLYALLARVYGNNNLPQSSNMCHETTSVNLKTFIGTPVGTCTLEDFEQCDAIFFFGQNTGTNSPRFLTQLKAAVERGCKIVTFNPLRERGLIEFVDPQNIVQMTVGKATKISSRYYQVRPGGDIAVLAGMMKCVFAAEEAMPGTVLDREFIETETTGFEAMKAAVQAMQWSDIEAHSGLDQEMIAEAADIYLSSPKVIGIYGMGLTQHVNGWLNLGMLVNLLLLRGHIGRPGAGISPVRGHSNVQGQRTVGIGEKTASIPLDKLEAMFNFTAPREDGRNAVETSEGILDGSVKALVSLGGNLVRALPDRARMEEAWPHMRLTVSIATKLNRSHLTPGAVSYVLPCLGRTDIDEQATGRQAVSMEDSLSHIYGSIGNAEPPSEALLSEVAIVCGLAKATLPENPRLRWDDWTANYDRIRDLIAETYPDQFHDFNARLHQPGGFYRGNTARERKWETKSGKAEFTAPTTITSLGEDAGATGPDPNRMTLITLRSNDQFNTTIYGYSDRLRGLEGSRDVVLINRDEMRRLSLAEGQIVSLTCDIKDGIERTVSGLKVTAYDLPAGCIAGYYPELNPLVPLSYHEKHSKTPAYKGAPVRIVPG
- a CDS encoding Formate/nitrite transporter FocA, FNT family, yielding MTVISRPEEQADDKSPADRDDKHLSRKEKREVDDRLQLRPVAVYEVVKKEGESELARPTSSLLWSGLAAGLSIGFSVFTQATLRHYLPDADWRPLVECWGYAVGFLIVILARQQLFTEITLTAMLPFLAKPSGRGIWAIARLWALVFSANLAGTLIFAAAVAFDVLHMPEIRAAALEIAREAMEPPGGVMFLRAITAGWLIATVVWLLPSAQSARFPVIALLTYLIALFHLSHIVAGSVEAGALIFSGELDLGHAITHFYLPTLLGNVVGGSALFALISYAQIAEELEVEAEDKSEPRTVKNAG